From the Candidatus Zixiibacteriota bacterium genome, one window contains:
- the aroA gene encoding 3-phosphoshikimate 1-carboxyvinyltransferase, whose amino-acid sequence MKRDLKPARKVSGVMRVPGDKSIAHRAALISIIAGGQITVRNFPDNADCNSSLGAAQALGVTVANDENGTITLTPPTRLSVPRDTVIDCGNSGTTARLLAGLVAGTNQRAILSGDESLSRRPMARIVEPLCAMGAEITATDGHLPLMVQGRPLLPFEYRLPVASAQVKSALLLAGVAAGCSVALQEDVVTRDHTELMLSYLGTRIEVREISPVLQPDPVDPRKKRRIMPEDFQREIRLASRTRPGGGELDIPGDISTASFFFAAAALTGGTITVEQVGLNPTRTAFLEHLKNIGVQVSIANRSVVCGEPRGDVTVTGAELKGRKVSGEDTAAMIDEIPIIAVLAAFSKGETIVRDAAELRVKESDRIEAIAWNLRQMGVPCGVLEDGLIIDGRKDPSGGDFKAFGDHRIAMAFSIAALGAVGPSTLDDPVSVNISCPAFFELLARVVR is encoded by the coding sequence GTCTCAGGCGTTATGCGCGTGCCGGGAGACAAGTCGATAGCGCATCGCGCCGCGCTCATCTCGATTATCGCCGGAGGCCAGATAACGGTCCGCAACTTCCCTGACAACGCCGACTGTAATTCCTCGCTGGGCGCGGCGCAAGCGCTCGGTGTCACGGTTGCAAACGACGAAAACGGAACGATCACCCTCACTCCGCCGACAAGATTATCGGTCCCGCGTGACACGGTTATCGACTGCGGCAATTCCGGCACTACGGCCCGGCTTTTGGCCGGCTTGGTGGCGGGTACAAACCAGCGCGCAATCCTGTCCGGCGATGAATCGCTGTCTCGACGCCCCATGGCTCGCATCGTTGAGCCGCTGTGCGCCATGGGTGCGGAGATCACTGCCACCGACGGACACCTTCCCCTCATGGTGCAGGGGAGACCGCTCTTGCCGTTCGAGTACCGCCTCCCGGTCGCCTCGGCGCAGGTTAAGTCGGCCCTGCTTCTGGCCGGTGTGGCGGCGGGATGTTCGGTCGCGCTGCAGGAAGACGTTGTGACGAGAGATCACACCGAGTTGATGCTTTCGTACCTGGGCACCAGGATTGAGGTGCGCGAGATATCGCCGGTTCTGCAGCCGGATCCGGTCGACCCGCGCAAGAAACGTCGGATCATGCCCGAGGACTTCCAGCGCGAAATCCGCCTCGCTTCCCGCACCCGACCCGGTGGCGGCGAGCTGGACATACCGGGCGATATTTCCACCGCGTCGTTCTTTTTCGCCGCTGCGGCGCTCACTGGCGGGACAATCACGGTGGAACAGGTAGGGCTGAATCCGACCCGCACTGCTTTCCTGGAGCACCTTAAGAACATCGGCGTTCAGGTTTCGATTGCGAATCGCTCGGTCGTTTGCGGGGAACCGCGCGGCGATGTCACAGTTACCGGTGCCGAGTTGAAAGGGCGCAAAGTTTCGGGAGAAGATACCGCGGCCATGATCGACGAAATTCCGATCATCGCGGTTCTCGCTGCGTTCTCAAAAGGCGAGACGATTGTCCGCGACGCCGCTGAGCTCCGAGTAAAAGAGTCCGACCGGATTGAGGCAATCGCCTGGAACCTCCGTCAGATGGGAGTGCCGTGCGGGGTTCTCGAGGACGGGCTGATAATCGACGGGCGCAAGGATCCGAGCGGCGGCGATTTCAAGGCGTTTGGCGATCATCGTATCGCCATGGCCTTCTCCATTGCGGCGCTGGGCGCCGTTGGGCCGTCGACTCTTGACGATCCCGTCTCAGTGAACATCTCCTGCCCGGCGTTCTTTGAACTGCTGGCCCGTGTAGTGCGATGA
- the aroQ gene encoding type II 3-dehydroquinate dehydratase, protein MPKILLVNGPNLNLLGKRSPEIYGSTSLDQLVAQLVEAAGAAGYDLLPFQSNHEGKIIDFIHREAGSAVGLIINPGALGHYSYALRDAIEAVGITAVEVHISDVHAREEFRHKLVLADMCAKQFIGMGVTGYHSALRWLIDRARPPVGDH, encoded by the coding sequence ATGCCTAAGATTCTGCTGGTCAACGGACCGAATCTGAACCTGCTGGGGAAGCGCAGCCCCGAGATATACGGCAGCACCTCGCTGGACCAGCTGGTGGCGCAGCTTGTTGAAGCCGCGGGTGCGGCCGGGTACGATCTGCTTCCGTTTCAGTCAAACCACGAAGGGAAGATAATCGACTTCATCCACCGTGAGGCCGGATCGGCCGTGGGACTGATCATCAATCCGGGCGCGCTCGGGCACTACAGCTACGCCCTGCGCGACGCTATCGAGGCGGTGGGGATTACTGCTGTCGAGGTGCACATATCTGATGTGCACGCCCGTGAAGAATTCCGACACAAGCTCGTGCTTGCCGATATGTGTGCGAAACAGTTTATCGGTATGGGCGTGACCGGCTACCACTCCGCACTCCGGTGGCTTATCGACCGGGCTAGACCGCCTGTCGGAGACCATTGA
- a CDS encoding histone deacetylase produces the protein MNQVGIAVTLGRDTHPAPPGHPENYNRLALVTTALAEAGIKSLTTNLDVREFDASILKRVHDSAYVDSLQNYRRSEIKHLDPDTFMGPLSYAASCGVTWAALSAVDEAFGGGPRVSFIIGRPPGHHAETDRAMGFCLVNHVAVAAQYALDSHNCRRVAVVDFDVHHGNGTQHLFYDRSNVLYISTHQSPFYPGTGAIGEQGVGDGLGHTMNFPFWAGAGDAELVGVFQSEISGALIRYEPDIIIVSAGFDGHYLDPLGGFSLTGEGYRQIGICLRQAADHQCGSRLVSVLEGGYNPEANVDSITNYIRGIALA, from the coding sequence ATGAACCAGGTTGGCATCGCGGTCACCCTTGGCAGGGACACTCATCCGGCTCCGCCCGGCCACCCAGAGAACTACAATCGCCTGGCGCTTGTCACGACAGCCCTCGCTGAAGCTGGGATCAAGTCGCTCACCACGAATCTGGATGTGCGCGAGTTCGATGCGTCGATTCTGAAACGGGTACACGATTCAGCCTATGTTGACAGTTTGCAGAACTACCGGCGCAGCGAAATCAAACACCTCGATCCTGATACCTTTATGGGGCCACTTTCCTATGCCGCGTCGTGTGGTGTCACCTGGGCCGCGCTGAGCGCAGTCGACGAGGCTTTCGGCGGCGGGCCGAGGGTGTCTTTTATAATCGGGCGGCCTCCAGGGCACCACGCCGAAACCGACCGGGCCATGGGGTTTTGCCTTGTTAACCATGTAGCGGTTGCGGCTCAATATGCACTCGATTCGCATAATTGCCGGAGAGTGGCGGTGGTCGATTTCGATGTTCACCATGGCAACGGCACGCAGCACCTCTTCTACGACCGCAGCAACGTGCTGTATATCTCTACACACCAGTCTCCCTTTTATCCTGGCACTGGCGCAATAGGGGAGCAGGGCGTTGGCGACGGACTCGGTCACACCATGAACTTCCCGTTTTGGGCTGGAGCAGGCGATGCCGAACTGGTCGGGGTATTCCAGTCCGAAATCAGCGGCGCGCTAATTCGCTACGAGCCTGATATCATTATTGTATCGGCCGGGTTCGACGGTCATTATCTCGATCCGCTGGGAGGGTTCAGTCTGACCGGCGAGGGCTATCGCCAAATCGGCATTTGTCTGCGCCAGGCGGCTGACCACCAGTGCGGCTCACGACTGGTGTCGGTTCTCGAGGGCGGGTACAACCCGGAGGCCAATGTCGACTCGATTACCAACTACATAAGAGGTATTGCGCTGGCATGA
- a CDS encoding shikimate kinase, with product MSDRQSKTTDQAQRWVFLIGFPGVGKTTIGKILAGRLGARFIDLDENLEKAMRKSITAVFREHGEKHFRSLERLQLMRLLSKGHGGVIALGGGAFQSTQVRDLARQHATTVYLSCTLRELYRRIGDTKHRPLLLVRPRRGETIRAASLRHMRELMVKRLQNYRRADFTVSTTGKTVPQIVDEILNILGNTYDKHD from the coding sequence ATGAGTGATCGTCAGTCCAAGACTACGGACCAGGCCCAACGCTGGGTGTTTCTCATCGGTTTTCCCGGAGTCGGAAAGACGACCATTGGGAAGATTCTGGCCGGCCGGCTTGGCGCTCGCTTTATCGACCTTGATGAGAACCTGGAAAAGGCCATGCGCAAGTCGATTACAGCCGTTTTCCGGGAGCACGGGGAAAAGCACTTTAGATCACTCGAGCGTCTGCAGTTGATGAGGCTCTTGAGCAAGGGGCACGGGGGAGTGATCGCACTCGGCGGCGGGGCCTTTCAGTCGACCCAGGTGCGTGACCTGGCGCGGCAACATGCCACGACAGTCTACCTGAGCTGTACTCTGCGCGAGTTGTACCGTCGTATCGGCGATACAAAACATCGCCCGCTTCTGCTTGTCCGGCCGCGCCGGGGCGAGACCATTCGAGCGGCAAGCCTGCGGCACATGCGCGAGTTGATGGTTAAACGCCTCCAAAACTACCGGCGGGCCGATTTCACGGTATCCACCACTGGCAAGACCGTGCCGCAGATAGTCGATGAAATACTCAACATACTGGGCAATACGTATGATAAACACGATTGA
- a CDS encoding shikimate dehydrogenase: MKMQRFALIGYDISYSLSPRIFAAIFAQAGQQGRFELHSVPPGTLKGYLQAQLNYTITGFAVTIPHKEAIVEHMHHLDAVARATGAVNSVVVREGSLFGYNTDCYGFTYALKRTGISGFSRALILGCGGGARAILCALRSDCAVRHFTVWGRSTQKLETFRQHFRRELPDIDVTCITDLTTFAGDREGLLIVNCTPLGGPNHINSNPLPLNEDWGNAALYVDLNYNSDNRIIAALRDAGVATADGSVMLVAQALRSYKLWTGIDVEFDSVYTQVFQDE; encoded by the coding sequence ATGAAAATGCAGCGCTTTGCGTTGATCGGGTATGATATCAGTTACTCGCTCTCTCCCCGCATTTTCGCCGCCATATTCGCGCAGGCCGGGCAGCAGGGGCGATTTGAGCTGCACTCAGTGCCGCCGGGCACTCTTAAGGGCTACCTTCAGGCTCAGTTGAATTACACCATAACGGGTTTTGCGGTGACCATTCCGCATAAAGAGGCGATAGTCGAGCACATGCACCATCTCGACGCGGTAGCCCGGGCTACAGGCGCGGTCAATTCGGTGGTGGTTCGTGAGGGGTCGTTGTTCGGCTACAACACCGACTGTTATGGGTTCACGTACGCACTAAAGCGGACCGGGATTAGCGGGTTCAGCCGGGCCTTGATCCTCGGGTGCGGCGGGGGCGCCAGGGCGATTCTATGTGCTCTGCGGAGCGATTGCGCAGTGCGGCATTTCACCGTGTGGGGTCGGAGCACGCAGAAGCTCGAGACCTTTCGGCAGCACTTCCGGCGCGAATTACCTGATATCGACGTTACGTGCATTACCGACCTTACGACTTTCGCAGGAGATCGGGAAGGACTTCTAATCGTCAATTGCACACCGTTGGGAGGTCCGAACCACATAAACTCGAACCCGCTGCCCCTCAATGAAGACTGGGGGAACGCGGCGCTGTACGTGGACCTTAATTATAACAGCGACAACCGCATAATCGCTGCCCTTCGCGACGCCGGTGTCGCCACCGCCGACGGATCGGTCATGCTGGTCGCCCAGGCGCTAAGGTCCTACAAGCTGTGGACCGGAATCGATGTTGAATTCGATTCTGTTTACACGCAGGTGTTTCAAGATGAGTGA
- a CDS encoding MATE family efflux transporter, which produces MSQLQAKADRNRELITSGPIIKAILSLAVPVVAGMFMEIALAVANFFWVGWLGPAAQDAVTSSLVMVWTVFSLTAVVSIGVTALVSRHVGAGELEQAAHHGRQAFWLAGIIGGVVSAAGVVWSPQLLALMNVAEATRAQALPYLRIFFASSLLIFLCETTYAIFRASGDTRTPVKTGITVVAINICLDPLLIFGWGPFPELGVPGAAVATTLALATGAVLILRLLLLGRVGYSVGNPLRERVGVRSILKIAQIGAPIASQQFVFVLVYWFLIGFVHRFGENAGAAMGIGNRMESFSYLTCYGFSIAASTLVGQNLGAGRPERAARCAWGAVGLGVGLTLIFSALFIGFPGLITGVFTSDPEVRRIAIDYLIILGISQSAMALEIVLEGAFSGAGNTVPPMLVMLPGSLARIPLAWYLAFDQGWGINGIWWTLTITTTVKAVLLAWWFSLGRWKRKKL; this is translated from the coding sequence ATGAGTCAGCTTCAGGCCAAAGCGGATCGAAACCGCGAGCTCATCACGTCGGGGCCGATTATCAAGGCGATCTTATCGCTGGCCGTACCGGTGGTGGCGGGGATGTTTATGGAAATCGCGCTCGCTGTGGCCAACTTCTTCTGGGTCGGCTGGCTGGGACCGGCGGCCCAGGACGCAGTGACCTCGTCGCTGGTAATGGTGTGGACGGTGTTTTCGCTGACCGCAGTCGTAAGTATCGGGGTAACGGCGCTGGTTTCGCGGCATGTCGGCGCCGGCGAATTGGAACAGGCGGCCCACCACGGGCGGCAAGCCTTCTGGCTGGCGGGCATTATTGGGGGAGTGGTCAGCGCGGCGGGGGTTGTCTGGTCGCCGCAGTTGCTGGCGCTCATGAATGTGGCCGAGGCAACCCGCGCGCAGGCCCTGCCCTACCTGAGAATCTTTTTCGCCAGTTCTCTCCTCATCTTCCTATGCGAGACCACCTACGCGATCTTCCGAGCCTCCGGCGATACCCGCACACCGGTCAAAACCGGAATCACTGTAGTCGCGATCAATATCTGTCTCGATCCCCTGCTCATATTCGGCTGGGGGCCGTTTCCCGAGCTCGGCGTGCCGGGCGCGGCCGTGGCTACCACACTTGCCCTGGCGACAGGTGCCGTGCTGATTCTGAGACTTCTCCTTCTCGGCCGGGTCGGGTACTCGGTGGGAAATCCTCTCCGAGAGAGAGTCGGTGTGCGGAGTATCCTGAAGATTGCGCAGATCGGCGCACCGATCGCCAGCCAGCAATTTGTTTTCGTGCTCGTTTACTGGTTTCTGATTGGGTTCGTTCACAGATTTGGCGAGAACGCCGGCGCCGCTATGGGGATCGGCAACCGGATGGAGTCATTTTCCTACCTGACCTGTTACGGTTTTTCAATCGCCGCATCAACCCTGGTCGGACAGAACCTGGGCGCCGGCCGGCCGGAGCGGGCGGCGCGCTGCGCCTGGGGGGCGGTCGGACTGGGAGTAGGGCTCACCCTGATCTTCTCGGCCCTTTTCATCGGCTTTCCCGGACTCATAACCGGTGTGTTCACCAGCGATCCCGAGGTCCGCCGGATAGCCATCGACTACCTGATCATCCTGGGGATTTCCCAGTCGGCGATGGCGCTTGAGATCGTGCTCGAAGGGGCCTTCTCCGGCGCGGGGAATACCGTGCCGCCGATGCTCGTCATGCTGCCGGGTTCGCTCGCGCGCATTCCCCTCGCCTGGTATCTCGCGTTCGATCAGGGCTGGGGGATTAACGGCATTTGGTGGACCTTGACGATCACAACTACTGTCAAAGCGGTGCTGCTCGCCTGGTGGTTTTCGCTCGGACGCTGGAAGCGGAAGAAGCTGTGA
- a CDS encoding 3-dehydroquinate synthase family protein, whose product MKYSTYWAIRMINTIEVNTHGLTYPVLVGEELEAALADLLKRASRGNCCFLIFDANFYALHGQRLVASLRKTRLRYTEFVVPSGEKTKSDIVLSGIYDFLLGERISRDDLIVAVGGGVTSDLVGYAASTVLRGVNWAVVPTTLLGMVDAAIGGKTGINHRQGKNLIGAFWQPLFVCCDVRFLMTLSERQIVAGLGEVLKCAGLSGLPEIAMLSGFVRDGDLYDSKALTHLVHFSAEYKADVVSKDERDTSRRLVLNYGHTFAHGIEKALGYGKLLHGEAVIIGIDAALALGERCGYRIRGLTAYRTLVGTMMGLLPKRKIDPARVIDAMALDKKRLSGEQRFVLLRRIGSPVVETNVKPALVAAAIDEAISRYREYGDSHA is encoded by the coding sequence ATGAAATACTCAACATACTGGGCAATACGTATGATAAACACGATTGAAGTCAATACGCACGGTCTCACCTATCCTGTATTAGTAGGAGAGGAACTCGAGGCTGCGCTCGCCGACTTGCTTAAGCGCGCGTCACGGGGGAACTGTTGCTTTCTGATATTCGACGCCAACTTTTACGCCCTCCACGGGCAGAGACTGGTTGCGTCTCTACGTAAGACGAGACTGCGATACACTGAGTTCGTGGTGCCGTCGGGGGAGAAAACAAAATCAGACATCGTGCTGTCAGGGATATACGATTTCCTGCTGGGCGAGCGAATCAGCCGCGATGATCTCATTGTCGCAGTGGGCGGCGGTGTGACCAGTGACCTGGTTGGCTACGCCGCGTCAACTGTGCTCCGGGGAGTGAACTGGGCGGTAGTCCCAACGACCTTGCTGGGCATGGTCGATGCCGCGATCGGCGGCAAGACCGGTATCAATCACCGTCAGGGCAAAAACCTGATCGGCGCCTTCTGGCAGCCATTGTTTGTGTGTTGTGATGTCCGGTTTCTGATGACACTCTCCGAGCGGCAGATCGTGGCCGGACTCGGTGAAGTGCTTAAGTGTGCGGGACTGTCGGGATTGCCCGAAATTGCCATGCTTTCCGGATTTGTTCGCGACGGGGACTTGTATGATTCCAAGGCGCTGACTCATCTGGTTCATTTTTCCGCCGAATACAAGGCTGATGTGGTCAGCAAGGATGAGCGCGACACCTCCCGTCGGTTGGTGCTCAACTACGGCCATACGTTCGCACACGGGATTGAGAAGGCACTCGGCTACGGAAAACTGCTTCACGGTGAAGCGGTCATAATCGGTATCGACGCCGCCCTCGCTTTGGGGGAGCGCTGCGGTTATCGGATTCGCGGGCTGACAGCGTACCGGACGCTGGTAGGTACGATGATGGGGCTGCTGCCGAAACGGAAGATCGATCCTGCCAGGGTCATTGACGCGATGGCGCTCGACAAAAAGCGTCTTTCCGGCGAGCAGCGATTCGTCCTGCTTCGGCGGATCGGTTCTCCGGTGGTCGAGACAAACGTCAAACCGGCACTGGTGGCTGCGGCAATCGATGAAGCTATCTCGCGTTATCGCGAGTACGGAGACTCACATGCCTAA